From the genome of Lycorma delicatula isolate Av1 chromosome 11, ASM4794821v1, whole genome shotgun sequence, one region includes:
- the Spase22-23 gene encoding signal peptidase complex subunit Spase22-23, whose translation MHSVLSRGNAILAYTLSVLTGLTFVCFISTVFIDYRTTATMNTVKVVVKNVPDYSASREKNDLGFLTFDLQTDLTHLFNWNVKQLFLYLTAEYSTPKNVLNQVVLWDKIILRGENAVLDFKNMNTKYYFWDDGNGLKGNNNVTLSLSWNIIPNAGFLPSIFAIGKHVFQFPNEYTQARV comes from the exons atgcattctGTGTTGAGTAGAGGTAATGCTATATTAGCATATACATTAAGTGTACTAACCGGCCttacatttgtttgttttatatctaCAGTATTTATTGACTACAGAACAACAGCGACTATGAATACAGTTAAAGTAGTCGT aaaaaatgtgCCAGATTATAGTGCATCAAGAGAGAAAAATGATCTGGGATTTCTAACTTTTGATCTTCAAACAGAT ctaACGCATCTTTTCAATTGGaatgttaaacaattatttttgtatctaaCTGCTGAATATTCAACACCTAAAAATGTACTAAATCAG gttGTTCTATGGGATAAAATTATTCTTAGAGGCGAAAATGCTGTACTGGATTTCAAAAAcatgaatacaaaatattatttttgggatGATGGAAATGGTTTAAA ggGTAATAACAACGTAACTTTAAGCCTATCGTGGAATATTATTCCCAATGCCGGATTTTTACCGAGCATATTTGCTATTGGAAAACATGTCTTCCAATTTCCAAATGAATACACACAAGCACgtgtttaa